In Miscanthus floridulus cultivar M001 chromosome 19, ASM1932011v1, whole genome shotgun sequence, the DNA window gagcagcgagacagaggggttgtgccacttgcacgttaaggacgtagagtcgatttgcgcttctggttaCCTTGgtaagaaggcgacgacgacgatcccaaatcctcatgactccatcctcaaccaccacgcgcgaaccgttctcatctagctgtcccaagctgatgatagagttcttcaacgcggggatgtagtagactccggtgagcaacctgtgctcaccagacacggcggtgaagatgacggagccgacgcccttgatctccacgccggaggcatccccaaacttgacggagcatCGGacactagagtcaagctcggtgaagaactctcgtcgaccggtcatgtgatgggtagcgccggtgtcgaggcaccacccgtcagtcttgtcgttgccggagccgtcgccgaggagggcgtgcttttggctcgtcaaggtggaggagagccgctgcggccagtgccgctggaggtagctctaTGCTtacatgtgccatgaacagagtcggcgattagacctgctatgttttataggacggcgattagacctgctatgttgtatggtgcagaatgttggcctacgaaaagacgacatgttcaacagataagtgtcgtggaaatgcatatgttgcgttggatttgcggtcatacaagaagggatcgagttcggaacgatgatatacgtgatagattaggggtagcaccaattgaagaaaagcttgtccaacaccagttgagatggtttggacatgtccaacagagacctccagaggcaccggtgtgtagtggaatcctaagccaggataataacatgaagagaggcagagaaagaccgaaattgacttgggtagaggcaataaaaggagacttgaaaggatggaatatacccaaagacttagccttagataggagttcttggaaaacagctattcaaccttgattgcttctgctgggtttcaactctagcctaccccaacttgtttgggacttaaaggctttgttgttgttgttgttgttattgatgATGCTTCGTTCTCTTATTTAAGCACAATCCTGCCACAACAACTCAAATCTGTTCATGTCAATTTTTGGGAGGCTTGATCATGTATTTGTCACGGATGATAGCTAGGCAAATGCTGCGTTTTTGGAACTGCTTGGTAAGGTATAGGGTTTGGGGATGTAGAAAAAAACAGAGAGACCGTCGTTGGGGAGGGGAGAAATTGATTAAACCCTTGTTGACATGTATATTTCTGAAAATGCAGCACGCCATTTAAGTTGCAGGATGAAGCCTTTGTATTCAAAGTAATGGGATTATATGGCAAAGAACAAACTGTCCGTACCCAAGCGGCCAAGCCCCTGTTGCCAATCAAACTGAGTCCTAAAGTACAAAAAAAGGGCGTGTCAAGCATAAACACTAGGCTTGGATATGCTAGGTGGTGTGTCCCCATGGATTCTAGCTTCTTTGGAGACATTTTTGTAATCTGTCGGCACTAGCATATTGACGATTTCTGCATATTAAATTGTTCTAATCTCAGTCCTATTTCCAGTTAGTCCATTGGAGAAGGCGAGAAGCAATCTCGGGTAGTGGGAGAGCGAGGTATTGGCATCTACATCTCACAGAGCTGCATGAACGTTTAGTATTTCTGACCGCATAGCAGGAGCAATTATCCTGCATATATGCTCATGCAAGATGACATAGAGCAATTACTGTTTGGTTACTATCAGTGATATGGAATGAAGTTTTTTGTTTACCTGAACTCAATATGCACTGTACATAATATACACTGTTTGCTAAGCTTAATAATATGGGAATATACTAAGCTTTTGTTTACTAGCGATGTCCATGCTTGCTGCTGCCATGCAGCCTATAGGAACTGAATGTCGCACATTTCTGTCTTTTCATGGAAAACCATATTAAATTGCTGATATTATGACTCATGAGTCATGAATTTACAGTAGAATGTATGAAGGCATCCACTTATTCATAtcgattttctattttatgatatgGTTATAAttgtttaaaaaaatatttttatttacaCGTGCGTGCCGCACATGCATGTTTACTAGTACTAAGCTAAATCTCGGAAAAATCAGTTGTTATGTGCAATTGTTCAACTCATCATAACTACAACTTAATCAATAAATTATCCTTTGGAACAAATTGAACTCTTTGTTTGTACATAAACAAGACAAAAATAAGTAATAATCCCAAGATTGACATTTCCCATACAAACAAAAGTAGATTTTTTTTTACATATGGAGAAAAGAAAAATCTGATAATAACATGTTGGTTAGAGAGACTAACAGCATTTAAGCGCTTTAGAGTCAGCTTCGAGTCCAACAATGGGTGTCGGTACTTTTTTGAAAACCGCTCTTTGATTACACATTTTCGTCCCACAAATGTCGAAGCAAATACCCTCTGCAGAGAAGCAAACAAACTATTTAGAAAGCAAGCAAAGGACAAGCAGCAACTACATATCGACTCTTGGCTCACCCCTTCTGCCCCCTGCTTCAGCAGTACGCCAAAATCTTGTTCTTGCCCCTGAGACGTATCCATGAAGCCTAATAACCACTTGAAACAAAGCTGCAATGGATgaagtaaaaaaaaagaaaaattaaagAATGCCaaacagagattaaaaagagaacaACAAATGTAATAGACAAACTGAAATCATGAGAACCAGCTGTTCTGCCAGATTACCAGTCATTTCAAACTAGTGTTTTCGGAGAGCTGTTTCAAAACAACCAAAAATTGCTAGGCTACAGGTTCCATGCCTTTTACCATAGCTGCTAGTCCTGGGATGGTTTTAACATTTGAACTAGTACAGGTCAAGATTTGCTCAAAATGGTTTTAACATTTGAACTAGCACAGGTCATCATCACAAAATTCCAAGAGTAGTAAGAAGATTTGCTCAAGTTAACAAATTCATTAGTACATACACTCCCTACTTCTTCCTCGAGGCTGCAATAGCAGTGTTCTTTTTGGCTCCAACAGCAGTAACCTTCTTTTTTCGGGCCAAAAGCTTATAGTTCTGAGGGCTTAATCTTTGTGCTGGACAAACTGGTCTGAATACCTCTGTCTTCAAGGGATCCAGCAGATCTTGTGAGCATTCTAATACAAGACCACTCTTTGTAGCCTCATCCCACAGCTCTCTTCCAATTTCAAATCTACCAATCCTACAAAGCTTTTCTATAAGCAGGTCATATATACGAGCATCCACTAATTCACACCTCTTCATAAGCTTGAACATATCAAGAGCATGGTCGACTTCCTCTGTTCCAAAAAGGACGCCTATAAGACTATGGAAAAACTTAGCAGTCGGAAGCACTCCAGTTTCAAGCATAGCATCTACAAGCCTCTTCCCTCTAACAATTCTCCCTGTTAAATAGAGGACCCTAACCACAAGAAAGTAGCTAACCCAATCAGGGGAGCAGCCTGCTTTTCCTTCTGTCATCAAGTACAAGATTCTATAAGCTTCTTTCACTCTTCTTGCTCGGCCTAAACATGAAAGTAATATGTTGAAGCTAGAAGCAGCCGGGGGAACACCACAGGACCTCATCTCTGTTAATATATCCATAGCCTCTGGAACAAGGGCAGAGGGATTGAACTTAAGGTTTCTGTGGCACACACAATGGAGAAAATCGTTGAACGATGGCAAGCCCAAGGGAGCGCCTGAAGACTTCATTTCATTGAGGACTTGCCGGGCCTCCTTAGCGTTCCCGTGAACGCACCAACCATGGAGGAGGCTACGTTCAACGATGCTAACCATGGGCTCTGCCGAAAGCTCGCTCTTATGGTGCCACACAACACCCTGTGCCTTGCGAGCATGGCCCCTCTTACACAATGCCTGGACCATGGCAAGGCTGCTCGACCATACGCCATCGCCTCCGACACTGCCCCCACGCTCAGGCAGCAATCTCTGACGCTCCAAGCCTCTAAACAGGCGAACTGCCTCATCCTCCCTCCCCGCCTtgacaagtgcatcgaccacggTGGAAAATGTCTCAGGAGCCATCCTCCGCCCGTCCTTCTCAGCATCAGTAATGGCGATTCTCATCGCAGTAAGGTCCCCAGCCCGCGCAAGCACCCCAATCGCCCTGTTGAGCGCCTCCTCCCCCAACGCCCCGGGGTGTTTGGACCGGCACCACGCCAAAAAGCGCAGCAACCTCCTGCCGAAGCCTCCGCCCGTCTCGCCGCACGAGTCGATCACGCGCCCCACCAGGTGCGGCGAGACGGCCACGCCCAGCCGGTCCAGCCTGCTCCCCACCTCGTCGAGGCTCCCGGACCTGAAGCACACGACGTCTCGCACTGCGGCCTCCATCTCGCCGTCCTGCGGCGCGCCGGGGCACAGAGCGCGGCCGATTGGGCGGCCGCGCGGAGGAAGGGCGTTTCGAGTAAGGCCACCCATGAATCTCCACGACGCCAATCTGTTCATGGGCTCTAGTGCACGAAACCAGCCGGTGGCTAGAACAGGAGCACAGAAGCGGGGGAGCGGTGGCGGGTCGGGAGTGAAACTGACCTTCGGGAGGCTGCTGCTGGGAGGAGATGCGCCAGGTTAGGCTTGCCGCGGCAGGTCTCGCCTCGGTATCGCTCCGGgcggcggggacggggatggaggTTGCGGTTG includes these proteins:
- the LOC136526889 gene encoding pentatricopeptide repeat-containing protein At5g61370, mitochondrial-like, translated to MNRLASWRFMGGLTRNALPPRGRPIGRALCPGAPQDGEMEAAVRDVVCFRSGSLDEVGSRLDRLGVAVSPHLVGRVIDSCGETGGGFGRRLLRFLAWCRSKHPGALGEEALNRAIGVLARAGDLTAMRIAITDAEKDGRRMAPETFSTVVDALVKAGREDEAVRLFRGLERQRLLPERGGSVGGDGVWSSSLAMVQALCKRGHARKAQGVVWHHKSELSAEPMVSIVERSLLHGWCVHGNAKEARQVLNEMKSSGAPLGLPSFNDFLHCVCHRNLKFNPSALVPEAMDILTEMRSCGVPPAASSFNILLSCLGRARRVKEAYRILYLMTEGKAGCSPDWVSYFLVVRVLYLTGRIVRGKRLVDAMLETGVLPTAKFFHSLIGVLFGTEEVDHALDMFKLMKRCELVDARIYDLLIEKLCRIGRFEIGRELWDEATKSGLVLECSQDLLDPLKTEVFRPVCPAQRLSPQNYKLLARKKKVTALCFKWLLGFMDTSQGQEQDFGVLLKQGAEGRVFASTFVGRKCVIKERFSKKYRHPLLDSKLTLKRLNAEARCMTKARRLGVPTPVLYAVDPLLHTLTFEYVDGLSVKDILLGFGSDGVNEEHLNDIATQIGNAIGKLHDGGLVHGDLTTSNMIIKNSNNQLVLIDFGLSFTSTIPEDKAVDLYVLERALISMHSSCGDVMEKILAAYRKASKQWCSTQNKLAQVRQRGRKRTMVG